In Fusarium oxysporum Fo47 chromosome XI, complete sequence, the following are encoded in one genomic region:
- a CDS encoding uncharacterized protein (expressed protein), which produces MAAAMQAYAQNVLPKYPWIDQGYLIPNPVPQELLLPFGEFAAKNNFSAILPLISQLNWYPGNITAIPTIYGIKKFGPGLLQSVSSEFLVAASGDTRSIYEAAAKVLGDSIYLNSEVVSVRRNAAGKGVVVVFKRNGKTITLRARKLVVAIPQTRANTKMFDLCEKERKLITKFSAFGYVAGVAHIPGLENGLQNVGALTPANIPLVPGNNGYFQTGSPDDFLIGTAFDNTDYTLEDAKALVRKELTTLARVGGAPADAAEKCTFPMLEDHAPYYLHVTGHDIAKGFYRDLIALEGYRNTYWTGAVFAGHNSGLIWNWNDGTVLPAIKKALELETSL; this is translated from the coding sequence ATGGCCGCTGCTATGCAAGCCTATGCTCAGAACGTCCTCCCCAAGTATCCCTGGATCGACCAAGGTTATTTGATCCCCAACCCTGTTCCCCAGGAGCTTCTTCTACCTTTCGGAGAATTCGCTGCGAAGAACAACTTCAGCGCCATCCTACCTCTCATCAGCCAGCTGAACTGGTACCCCGGCAATATCACCGCCATCCCCACCATCTACGGTATCAAGAAGTTCGGCCCTGGTCTTCTTCAGAGTGTTTCTAGCGAGTTCCTCGTTGCTGCCTCAGGCGACACCCGAAGCATCTACGAAGCTGCTGCCAAGGTGCTCGGTGACAGCATCTACCTCAACTCCGAGGTTGTCAGTGTTCGACGAAACGCTGCCGGTAAGGGCGTTGTTGTCGTCTTCAAGCGGAATGGCAAGACCATCACCCTCCGGGCCCGCAAGCTCGTCGTTGCCATTCCTCAGACACgcgccaacaccaagatgTTCGATCTTTGCGAAAAGGAGAGGAAGCTCATCACCAAATTCTCTGCTTTCGGCTACGTCGCCGGTGTTGCTCACATTCCCGGTCTTGAGAACGGTCTTCAGAACGTCGGTGCTCTCACCCCCGCCAACATTCCCCTCGTCCCTGGTAACAACGGCTACTTCCAAACTGGTTCACCCGACGACTTTCTCATCGGCACTGCCTTCGACAACACCGACTACACCCTCGAGGACGCCAAGGCTCTGGTGCGCAAGGAACTCACCACTCTGGCTCGTGTTGGCGGTGCCCCcgctgatgctgctgagaagTGTACTTTCCCTATGCTTGAGGACCATGCTCCTTACTACCTCCACGTCACCGGCCACGACATTGCCAAGGGCTTTTACCGCGATCTCATTGCGCTTGAGGGATATCGCAACACTTACTGGACCGGTGCTGTGTTTGCTGGACACAACAGCGGTTTGATCTGGAACTGGAACGACGGTACAGTTCTACCcgccatcaagaaggctcttgagcttgagactTCACTGTAA